A single window of Thiomicrorhabdus immobilis DNA harbors:
- the dnaG gene encoding DNA primase, which yields MAEQGGSIPRSFIETLLARADVVQVINQRVPLKKAGTSYKACCPFHDEKSPSFNVSPTKQFYHCFGCGASGDALKFLMEYDGLSFVEAVEALAAQYGMVVPREQRTPAQQKAQQIKQEKQRDLYDVMHLAAKFYRHQLRDHPQSQEAKTYLKERGLSADIAKEFVIGFAPPGWDSLVKGLSADKKLQQQLVEVGLLVEKEDGKQYDRFRHRIMFPIRDGRGRVIAFGGRVLGDEQPKYLNSPETPIFHKSYTLYGLFEMRQSRQKFDNILVVEGYMDVVALAQYGIRNAVATLGTATTIEHLDLLFRQVNEVVFCFDGDSAGLKAAWKALELALPMMEKERSVKFLFLPQGEDPDSMVRKDGMDGFKNRVAKSLSLSEFLMQGLQGRLSFPVNSIEGRQQFVSLAEPYVQSAHGLYQFLLAEGVANLVDLPTWRVEKQMNVKSGFAQFKKDGDRHGKGQSAQVVVSKVVTMPLKMVRLLLKRPQWSVVFAKEFIQDLVKSKQRDYVTLGGFIKTLQANDFNPQIATQVVLDAGYQAEMDLVMQSEIPDDEAFIQAEFDVCVIALATALDERNLGKSGWSADEMLKLQALVQSK from the coding sequence ATGGCTGAACAGGGTGGAAGTATTCCACGTTCATTTATCGAGACATTATTGGCTCGAGCCGATGTTGTGCAAGTCATAAATCAACGTGTTCCGCTCAAAAAAGCCGGTACTTCCTATAAGGCTTGCTGTCCATTTCATGACGAGAAAAGCCCCTCTTTTAACGTCAGTCCAACCAAGCAGTTCTATCACTGCTTTGGCTGTGGAGCGAGTGGTGACGCCCTTAAATTCCTTATGGAATATGATGGTCTGTCATTCGTAGAAGCGGTTGAAGCGCTGGCCGCTCAATATGGTATGGTCGTGCCGCGTGAACAACGCACTCCTGCACAGCAAAAAGCCCAGCAAATCAAACAAGAAAAACAACGCGATTTGTACGATGTCATGCATCTTGCGGCCAAATTCTATCGTCATCAATTACGTGACCACCCTCAATCTCAAGAAGCTAAGACCTATCTTAAAGAACGTGGGTTGAGTGCCGATATTGCCAAAGAATTCGTGATTGGTTTTGCCCCACCCGGTTGGGATAGTTTAGTAAAAGGTTTGTCTGCCGATAAAAAACTACAACAACAGTTGGTTGAGGTGGGTTTACTGGTTGAAAAAGAGGACGGTAAGCAGTATGACCGTTTCCGTCATCGAATCATGTTTCCGATTCGTGATGGCCGAGGCCGGGTAATCGCTTTCGGGGGGCGTGTTTTAGGTGATGAACAGCCAAAATATCTGAATTCACCGGAAACCCCGATATTCCATAAAAGTTACACCTTGTATGGCCTGTTTGAAATGCGCCAGTCACGCCAGAAGTTCGATAATATCCTGGTGGTGGAAGGTTATATGGACGTGGTGGCTTTGGCGCAATACGGTATTCGTAATGCGGTGGCCACCTTGGGTACCGCTACAACCATAGAGCATCTTGATTTACTGTTTAGGCAAGTGAATGAGGTGGTGTTCTGTTTTGACGGTGATTCAGCCGGTTTGAAAGCAGCGTGGAAAGCATTGGAACTGGCTTTGCCGATGATGGAGAAAGAGCGTTCGGTTAAGTTCTTGTTTTTACCGCAAGGTGAAGATCCTGATTCAATGGTACGCAAGGATGGCATGGATGGCTTTAAAAATCGTGTCGCCAAATCGCTGTCGTTATCTGAATTTTTGATGCAAGGTTTGCAAGGAAGGTTATCTTTTCCTGTGAATAGCATCGAAGGGCGTCAACAGTTTGTGTCCTTGGCTGAGCCTTATGTGCAGTCGGCACATGGCCTGTACCAATTTCTATTGGCTGAGGGGGTGGCAAATCTGGTGGATTTACCTACTTGGCGTGTGGAGAAACAGATGAATGTAAAATCGGGTTTTGCGCAGTTCAAGAAAGATGGTGACAGGCACGGTAAGGGGCAGAGTGCTCAGGTTGTGGTGAGTAAAGTGGTTACCATGCCACTTAAGATGGTGCGATTACTGCTTAAGCGTCCTCAGTGGAGTGTGGTTTTTGCAAAAGAATTCATACAAGACCTTGTAAAATCGAAACAGCGTGACTATGTAACTTTAGGTGGTTTTATCAAAACCTTGCAGGCTAATGATTTTAATCCACAAATCGCCACTCAAGTTGTTTTGGATGCAGGTTATCAGGCCGAAATGGATTTAGTCATGCAGTCGGAAATACCTGATGATGAGGCTTTTATCCAAGCTGAATTTGATGTGTGTGTGATTGCTTTAGCCACCGCATTGGATGAGCGTAATTTGGGTAAATCGGGTTGGAGTGCAGATGAAATGCTTAAGTTGCAGGCTCTGGTGCAAAGCAAGTAA
- a CDS encoding GatB/YqeY domain-containing protein — protein sequence MSATMKEQLTAEMKACMKAKDKERLQVVRSLLAAIKQVEIDNQITVDDAGVLAILDKAMKQRRDSHQQFTDADRPDLAEQEAYEMSVIQDFMPQALTEDEINALIDDAMTKTGASTMQDMGKVMGLLKPEMQGRADMGEVSKLIKAKLG from the coding sequence GTGTCAGCAACAATGAAAGAACAACTAACGGCTGAAATGAAAGCCTGTATGAAAGCTAAAGATAAGGAGCGTCTACAAGTAGTGCGTTCTCTTTTAGCCGCCATTAAACAGGTTGAGATTGATAATCAAATCACAGTAGATGATGCAGGTGTTCTAGCGATTTTAGATAAAGCTATGAAACAGCGTCGTGATTCTCATCAGCAGTTTACGGATGCAGATCGTCCAGACTTAGCTGAGCAAGAAGCCTACGAGATGAGCGTCATTCAGGATTTCATGCCACAAGCCTTAACTGAAGATGAAATTAATGCATTAATTGACGATGCAATGACAAAAACAGGCGCCAGCACCATGCAAGACATGGGTAAAGTTATGGGCTTGTTAAAACCTGAGATGCAAGGTCGTGCAGATATGGGTGAAGTCAGCAAGTTGATTAAAGCAAAGTTAGGCTAA
- the rpsU gene encoding 30S ribosomal protein S21, producing MPSVKIRDTEPFDVALRRFKRACEKAGVLTETRKREYYEKPTWAKKRMKAAAVKRLAKRLSRENRRTTRMY from the coding sequence ATGCCAAGCGTAAAAATCAGAGATACTGAACCATTTGACGTAGCTTTACGTCGTTTTAAACGTGCTTGCGAAAAAGCAGGTGTGTTAACTGAAACTCGTAAGCGTGAGTATTACGAGAAGCCTACTTGGGCTAAGAAGCGTATGAAGGCTGCAGCAGTTAAGCGTTTAGCAAAACGTTTATCTCGTGAAAACCGTCGTACAACTCGTATGTACTAA
- the tsaD gene encoding tRNA (adenosine(37)-N6)-threonylcarbamoyltransferase complex transferase subunit TsaD, whose protein sequence is MLVLGIESSCDETGVAIYDTDKGLIAHTLYTQVELHAQYGGVVPELASRDHIRKLTPLILQTLEEANIERTELDGIAYTAGPGLIGALLAGSSVARSLAYALKIPAVGVHHMEGHLLAPMLEDNQPDFPFICLLVSGGHSMLIRVDGIGEYKLLGDTLDDAAGEAFDKTAKLLELGYPGGPNVSNLALKGNAERYKFPRPMVDRPGLDMSFSGLKTYTLNTWQAAIKEDDASEQTKADICRAFELAVADTLTIKCKRALEQENLNRLVVAGGVSANREIRSKLDALMKKRKGEVFYPRLEFCTDNGAMIAYAGAQRLLAGQSNDLNFAATPRWSLEELPKI, encoded by the coding sequence ATGCTGGTATTAGGAATAGAGAGCTCTTGTGATGAAACAGGCGTGGCGATTTACGACACCGATAAAGGCTTGATTGCCCACACTCTATATACTCAAGTAGAGTTGCATGCTCAATATGGAGGGGTCGTTCCCGAGCTCGCCTCCCGTGACCATATCCGTAAACTCACACCGCTGATTTTACAGACTCTTGAAGAGGCCAATATCGAGCGTACTGAATTGGATGGCATTGCTTACACCGCCGGCCCTGGGTTGATTGGCGCCTTACTCGCAGGCAGTTCGGTGGCACGCAGCCTAGCCTATGCATTGAAAATACCGGCGGTCGGTGTCCACCACATGGAAGGCCATCTACTCGCCCCCATGCTGGAAGACAACCAACCCGACTTTCCATTTATCTGTCTGTTGGTATCAGGCGGTCATAGCATGTTGATTCGGGTTGACGGGATTGGCGAATATAAACTGCTGGGCGACACTTTGGATGATGCCGCTGGTGAGGCTTTTGATAAAACCGCTAAACTTTTGGAACTGGGGTATCCGGGGGGGCCGAACGTGTCTAATTTAGCGTTAAAAGGCAATGCAGAGCGTTATAAATTCCCTCGCCCCATGGTAGACCGACCAGGCCTGGACATGAGCTTTAGTGGGTTGAAAACCTACACGTTAAACACTTGGCAAGCGGCCATCAAAGAAGATGATGCCAGCGAACAAACCAAAGCGGATATTTGCCGTGCTTTTGAATTGGCGGTAGCCGACACGTTAACCATAAAATGTAAACGTGCGTTAGAACAAGAAAATCTGAATCGTTTAGTGGTGGCCGGAGGCGTCAGCGCCAACCGTGAGATTCGTAGCAAGCTGGATGCCTTGATGAAAAAACGCAAAGGCGAGGTTTTTTATCCAAGACTGGAGTTCTGCACGGATAATGGCGCGATGATTGCCTATGCCGGAGCACAGCGTTTATTGGCAGGACAAAGTAATGATTTAAACTTTGCCGCAACCCCTAGATGGTCTTTGGAAGAATTACCAAAGATTTAG
- the plsY gene encoding glycerol-3-phosphate 1-O-acyltransferase PlsY, translating to MELQAILMIVGAYLLGSVSTAIIVCRLMGLPDPREGGSGNPGATNVLRIGGEKGKKAAAITLFGDMLKGLVPVAVAQVLGFSPLVVVLVGFAAFIGHLYPLFFGFKGGKGVATMLGVMFGLSLPIGLAVAGTWLFVAKVLKISSLSALIATILAPIYIWFLSAQMDWVWVTALMTLILFWRHRGNIQRLLNGEESLIKVKSEDGQ from the coding sequence ATGGAATTACAAGCCATATTAATGATTGTTGGGGCTTATTTGTTGGGTTCGGTTTCTACGGCAATTATCGTTTGTCGCTTAATGGGCTTGCCAGATCCTCGTGAAGGCGGTTCGGGGAATCCAGGTGCGACCAATGTATTACGTATCGGGGGTGAGAAAGGTAAGAAAGCGGCAGCAATCACCCTGTTTGGCGATATGTTAAAGGGCTTGGTTCCGGTTGCGGTTGCGCAAGTTTTAGGTTTTTCACCGTTGGTGGTCGTGTTGGTTGGTTTTGCGGCATTTATTGGTCATTTGTATCCACTTTTCTTTGGCTTTAAAGGTGGAAAAGGGGTGGCGACCATGTTGGGTGTGATGTTTGGTTTGTCTTTGCCTATTGGTTTGGCCGTGGCGGGAACTTGGTTGTTTGTGGCCAAGGTATTGAAGATCTCTTCTTTATCTGCTTTGATAGCCACAATTTTAGCGCCGATTTACATTTGGTTTTTATCCGCTCAGATGGATTGGGTATGGGTGACTGCGCTGATGACCTTGATTCTGTTTTGGCGTCACCGAGGCAATATCCAGCGTTTATTGAACGGTGAAGAGAGTTTGATCAAAGTCAAATCTGAAGATGGTCAATAG
- the folB gene encoding dihydroneopterin aldolase, whose translation MSHTPSTQPMDTVFIEGLKTQAIIGIYDWERENRQPLIFDIDMDLPIAQAAKSDDINDTVDYKQVSDEVIAIVEQSRHELLETLCEEICQHILKNHLAVQMVRLKVSKPQAVAETDTVGLKITRHRVL comes from the coding sequence ATGAGCCACACTCCATCCACCCAACCAATGGACACCGTATTTATTGAAGGCTTAAAAACCCAAGCGATTATTGGAATCTATGACTGGGAAAGAGAAAACCGCCAGCCCCTTATTTTTGATATCGATATGGACTTACCGATTGCACAAGCGGCAAAAAGTGACGATATTAACGATACCGTCGATTACAAACAGGTCTCCGATGAAGTGATTGCTATAGTAGAACAAAGCCGCCATGAGTTACTAGAGACGCTTTGTGAAGAAATTTGCCAACATATCTTAAAAAACCACCTGGCGGTGCAGATGGTTCGTTTAAAGGTAAGCAAACCGCAAGCGGTTGCAGAAACCGATACGGTTGGTTTAAAGATTACCCGTCACCGAGTCCTCTGA
- a CDS encoding FliG C-terminal domain-containing protein has product MEISASRNHTGEYLLEIGPVTFTLPVDVISALQQVVDQRLNQNSSADDENLKRKLVAYRVLASKMTGVDDRIVQKFAPKVTPEQLVTIVRMAEGDGLYQKIVKNLSKQNRRQFEEDYEAMDKITEHNACLHMEQLVPLIKSAAQEQKELLESMR; this is encoded by the coding sequence ATGGAAATTTCAGCAAGTCGAAATCATACCGGTGAATATCTGTTGGAAATTGGTCCGGTTACATTTACTTTACCTGTAGATGTAATCAGTGCCTTGCAGCAAGTCGTGGATCAACGTTTAAACCAAAACAGCTCTGCGGATGATGAAAACCTTAAGCGTAAATTAGTGGCCTACCGGGTTTTAGCCTCCAAAATGACCGGTGTCGATGATCGCATCGTACAAAAGTTTGCCCCTAAAGTGACGCCTGAACAGTTGGTGACGATTGTTCGTATGGCGGAGGGTGACGGACTTTATCAAAAAATCGTCAAAAATTTATCCAAGCAGAATCGCCGACAGTTTGAAGAGGACTATGAGGCGATGGATAAAATCACCGAACACAATGCGTGTTTACATATGGAACAACTCGTACCTTTGATAAAAAGTGCAGCTCAAGAACAAAAAGAATTGCTTGAATCTATGAGGTGA
- a CDS encoding FliG C-terminal domain-containing protein, translating to MKVGIKKLQENEWLVHIGCGAVKMDQFSVALLNITLEHLLALEAGAQHSTLDSYVKLGLRMKSLSSVNLQKLLRVLDSKDLLVMMLLAEDNELNTTIMSNIGGILSKQLEADLVTAKIPVDSLAKQAIRRIVEKIFELESLGQIEFTSEQTRYI from the coding sequence ATGAAAGTTGGAATAAAGAAGTTACAAGAAAATGAGTGGCTGGTGCATATTGGTTGCGGTGCGGTGAAGATGGACCAGTTTTCGGTTGCTTTGCTGAATATCACTCTAGAGCATCTATTAGCGCTGGAAGCGGGTGCTCAACATTCCACTTTGGACAGCTACGTGAAGCTGGGTTTGCGTATGAAGTCGCTTTCATCCGTCAATCTGCAAAAGTTGCTACGCGTTTTGGATTCCAAAGACCTGTTGGTCATGATGTTGTTGGCGGAAGATAATGAGCTAAATACAACAATCATGTCTAATATCGGTGGAATCTTATCCAAACAGTTGGAAGCGGATTTGGTTACCGCAAAGATTCCGGTAGATTCGTTGGCCAAACAGGCCATTAGAAGAATCGTAGAGAAAATTTTTGAACTGGAATCGCTTGGGCAGATTGAATTCACTTCTGAACAAACGCGTTATATTTAG
- a CDS encoding class I SAM-dependent methyltransferase, with amino-acid sequence MKSVNNRNANGKNSAKSLPEPNEEAIAHSKKLSDNIKRFLSRHKNLPFSKFMEMALYTPQLGYYAGGLPKIGKSGDFITAPEVSNIFSRCLARQAAQVLSQLDEANIVEFGAGQGTMAKDILLELENLQQPLHRYYIVEISADLRQRQKQTFEQHLPAEIVKKVVWLDKLPSTPISAVVLANEVLDAMPFERLRIEPERALQGYVVFNEKTQQFDWDFQTITDAKLQKFANQLIKHIGKVSDLGYETEINLNLKPWLKSLNDILAEGAVFLIDYGYSRHEYYQPARVMGTLRCHYQHRAHNNPFFYPGLQDITAHVDFTAVAEDAFDSGFKIAGFTTQAHFLMGSGLLEMSADLDADITEQIQIAQQIKTLTLPDEMGETFKAIALTKNFNQPLIGFNVRDLRHQL; translated from the coding sequence ATGAAATCAGTGAACAATCGAAATGCAAACGGCAAAAACAGCGCTAAATCCTTACCTGAACCTAACGAAGAAGCCATTGCACATAGTAAAAAGCTCTCAGACAACATCAAGCGTTTTTTAAGCCGCCATAAAAACCTACCATTCTCTAAGTTTATGGAGATGGCGCTCTATACCCCACAACTGGGTTACTATGCCGGAGGTTTACCTAAAATCGGTAAAAGTGGAGATTTCATTACCGCACCTGAAGTATCGAATATTTTTTCACGCTGTTTAGCCCGTCAAGCCGCTCAAGTGTTATCACAATTAGATGAAGCCAACATTGTCGAATTTGGTGCCGGCCAAGGCACGATGGCTAAAGACATATTGCTTGAACTTGAAAACCTACAACAGCCGTTGCACCGCTACTATATTGTAGAAATCAGTGCCGATTTACGGCAGCGTCAAAAGCAAACCTTTGAACAACACCTACCTGCAGAAATCGTTAAAAAGGTTGTTTGGCTAGACAAGTTACCTAGCACACCTATTTCTGCCGTGGTTTTAGCCAATGAAGTATTGGATGCCATGCCTTTTGAACGGCTCCGTATTGAACCTGAACGCGCTTTACAAGGCTATGTGGTGTTCAATGAAAAGACCCAACAATTCGACTGGGACTTTCAAACCATCACCGATGCCAAGCTCCAAAAGTTCGCCAACCAGTTAATTAAGCACATCGGCAAAGTCTCAGATTTAGGTTATGAAACCGAAATAAACCTAAACTTAAAACCATGGCTGAAGAGCTTAAACGACATTCTGGCAGAGGGTGCGGTATTCTTGATTGATTACGGCTACAGCCGTCACGAATATTATCAACCGGCAAGGGTCATGGGTACACTTCGCTGCCATTACCAACATCGCGCGCATAACAATCCATTTTTCTATCCCGGTTTACAGGACATCACCGCGCATGTTGATTTTACCGCGGTGGCTGAAGACGCCTTTGATAGCGGATTTAAAATCGCCGGTTTTACCACTCAGGCGCATTTTTTGATGGGCAGCGGCTTACTGGAAATGTCCGCTGATCTGGATGCCGATATCACCGAGCAGATACAGATTGCCCAACAAATCAAAACCCTCACCTTACCGGATGAGATGGGCGAAACCTTTAAGGCCATTGCTTTGACTAAAAACTTTAACCAACCTTTAATCGGGTTCAATGTTAGAGATTTACGCCATCAGCTTTAA
- a CDS encoding undecaprenyl-diphosphate phosphatase produces MDIFQAAILGIIEGLTEFLPISSTGHLIVVSEWLGLKQTDQNMAFEVIIQVAAILAIFSHYSSKFSLEHIRLWINVLIAFLPIAAIGFLFHNQIKEFFTLTVVAWMFILGGLVFLVMEKLYNEGTHRTRDIDDLSITQAFWIGIIQMFALIPGTSRAGASIVGGVMMGLDRKTSAEFSFLLALPVLAAASGLDLLKNYSEFANSSWLPLIVGFIMAYIVAYLTMSLFLRFLDRFTFNAFGIYRIIFGIVLLVWFV; encoded by the coding sequence ATGGATATTTTTCAAGCCGCCATTTTAGGTATTATTGAAGGGCTTACCGAGTTTCTACCGATCTCATCAACCGGACACTTAATTGTTGTGAGTGAGTGGTTAGGACTGAAACAAACCGATCAGAACATGGCGTTTGAAGTGATTATTCAAGTCGCAGCGATTTTGGCCATATTTTCGCATTACAGCTCAAAATTCAGCTTAGAACATATCCGGCTGTGGATTAATGTCTTGATTGCCTTTTTGCCGATTGCGGCGATAGGATTTCTATTTCACAATCAAATCAAAGAATTCTTTACTCTAACTGTCGTGGCGTGGATGTTCATTCTTGGCGGCCTGGTATTTTTGGTCATGGAAAAACTCTACAATGAAGGCACTCACCGCACTCGTGACATTGACGATTTAAGCATCACCCAGGCCTTTTGGATTGGGATTATACAAATGTTCGCCTTGATTCCAGGAACCAGCCGAGCAGGCGCATCGATTGTCGGTGGTGTGATGATGGGGCTAGATAGAAAAACCTCGGCTGAATTCTCTTTCCTATTGGCCCTACCGGTTCTCGCGGCCGCCTCGGGTTTGGATTTACTAAAAAACTATTCCGAATTTGCCAATAGCTCTTGGCTTCCGCTCATTGTTGGCTTTATTATGGCTTACATTGTTGCTTACTTAACCATGAGCCTATTCCTGCGATTTTTAGATAGATTCACTTTTAACGCCTTTGGTATTTATCGCATTATTTTTGGAATTGTTTTACTGGTTTGGTTTGTTTAA
- a CDS encoding NAD(P)H-hydrate dehydratase, whose translation MKLYSAQSSQAIDRNAIQNLGIPGILLMKRAGFFAFDVLQDTWPESKLIHVICGTGNNGGDGFIIAQYAYLAGFKVQVSLIGNEQKIHGDAAIALQELKQLGITPSRFSKTDIQQSDLIVDAIFGTGLNQPVSGEIAQIIEQINQAEKPVLAVDIPSGLDANTGQILGIAVHAQVTCSFITQKFGFYTFQGPEVCGKIHFSSLFIPKELYKSETPLAKNHPLKHWLNKLPLRLATHHKGVSGTVCLVGGNKTMMGAIQLAGLASLKTGAGLVKIITHTEHGIAITQAIPEVMCYPTEELLNQAGLANVIGIGPGLGLDSWGKELFSQAMDLPLDKVIDADALKHLAALTKEQEMPQNNWVLTPHPGEAAQLLETDTASIQKDRIGAIKKLQQKYGGVIVLKGNGTLIYDGNNMEICLAGNPGMAVGGMGDILTGTIATFIAQGLSLWNAACLGVSLHAHAGDVLANQSGQPGILPSEVAHVMSQLLSYSDSPTS comes from the coding sequence ATGAAACTCTACAGTGCCCAAAGTTCTCAAGCGATAGACCGAAACGCCATACAGAACCTTGGCATACCTGGCATCTTACTGATGAAACGAGCCGGTTTCTTTGCGTTTGACGTTTTACAAGACACTTGGCCAGAGAGCAAACTCATTCACGTTATCTGTGGAACCGGCAACAATGGTGGTGATGGTTTCATCATCGCTCAATATGCCTACCTGGCAGGTTTTAAAGTGCAAGTCAGCCTGATTGGTAATGAACAAAAAATCCACGGCGATGCTGCCATCGCCCTGCAAGAGCTCAAACAGCTTGGCATCACTCCAAGCCGCTTCTCAAAAACCGATATCCAGCAGAGTGACCTCATTGTCGATGCGATTTTTGGTACCGGTTTGAATCAACCTGTTAGTGGTGAGATCGCCCAAATCATTGAACAGATCAATCAAGCCGAAAAACCCGTTTTGGCGGTGGATATACCCAGTGGACTCGATGCCAACACCGGACAGATCTTAGGTATTGCCGTGCATGCTCAAGTCACCTGCAGTTTTATCACTCAAAAATTCGGCTTTTATACTTTCCAAGGGCCAGAAGTGTGCGGAAAAATTCATTTCAGTTCGCTATTTATTCCCAAAGAACTCTACAAATCAGAAACGCCACTGGCCAAAAACCACCCACTTAAACATTGGTTAAACAAACTCCCCCTCCGACTCGCCACTCATCATAAAGGGGTTTCTGGCACCGTCTGCCTAGTAGGTGGCAATAAGACCATGATGGGAGCGATACAACTAGCAGGCCTGGCAAGTTTAAAAACCGGAGCAGGCCTGGTTAAAATCATCACCCATACAGAGCATGGCATCGCCATCACCCAAGCGATTCCGGAAGTCATGTGTTACCCAACTGAAGAACTGTTGAATCAAGCAGGCCTGGCCAATGTGATTGGCATCGGCCCAGGTTTGGGGCTTGATAGCTGGGGAAAAGAACTGTTTTCACAAGCGATGGATTTGCCGCTTGATAAGGTGATTGATGCCGACGCCTTAAAACACCTTGCCGCCTTAACAAAAGAACAAGAGATGCCGCAGAACAACTGGGTACTCACTCCACATCCTGGTGAAGCCGCCCAGCTACTTGAAACCGATACCGCCAGCATTCAAAAAGACCGCATTGGCGCCATCAAAAAACTGCAGCAAAAATATGGTGGTGTGATTGTACTTAAAGGCAATGGCACCCTTATTTATGATGGAAACAATATGGAAATCTGTTTGGCGGGTAATCCGGGCATGGCGGTTGGTGGCATGGGGGATATATTGACCGGAACCATTGCCACCTTTATTGCGCAAGGCTTATCGCTGTGGAACGCGGCCTGTTTGGGGGTTTCGTTGCATGCACATGCGGGCGACGTATTAGCCAATCAAAGCGGACAACCCGGGATTTTGCCATCGGAAGTGGCACATGTAATGAGCCAGTTGTTGAGCTATAGCGATAGCCCAACATCTTAA
- a CDS encoding F0F1 ATP synthase subunit gamma, with protein MAFRHDLELHRSKLQDIRSIMHSMKTLANMETHKLERRIRAQQAIAENINQMAKDFLDAYPQGLPVTPLQSALNVVLLIGSERGFCGDFNGQIWQTFQAQFDQYAEKSLKLESESSSEPQVIAIGGKLQTFLSGVVSSEPDRFSSTVRYLQGADVTEEIAHVVESIANILEAANERSQPVELVAIYHEPLKQRIITEPLLPPFKGLVEQPDSSAITSSKGRATQQPILNLNPVDFYLELTEQFVAQSIQRILTSSLMAENQSRIQHLENATRHLDKKNEELLIKSNALRQEEIIEEIEIILLNQSSA; from the coding sequence ATGGCGTTTCGACACGATCTTGAGTTGCATCGCAGTAAGCTACAAGATATCCGCAGCATTATGCACTCCATGAAAACCTTGGCGAATATGGAAACCCATAAGTTGGAACGGCGTATCAGGGCTCAACAAGCGATTGCCGAAAATATCAATCAGATGGCCAAAGACTTTTTGGATGCCTATCCACAAGGGTTGCCGGTCACACCTCTTCAATCAGCTCTAAATGTCGTGTTGTTAATCGGTTCAGAACGCGGCTTTTGTGGTGATTTTAACGGCCAGATCTGGCAGACGTTCCAAGCCCAATTTGACCAGTACGCTGAGAAGTCGCTTAAGTTGGAAAGTGAGTCAAGCAGTGAGCCACAAGTCATCGCCATCGGTGGTAAGTTACAGACTTTTTTAAGTGGTGTTGTATCTTCCGAACCCGACCGATTCAGTTCAACCGTCCGCTACTTGCAAGGTGCCGATGTGACCGAAGAGATTGCGCACGTTGTTGAGTCGATTGCGAACATCTTAGAAGCTGCAAACGAGCGATCGCAACCAGTTGAATTGGTCGCCATCTATCATGAGCCTCTCAAACAACGCATAATCACCGAGCCACTTTTGCCCCCCTTTAAGGGATTGGTGGAGCAGCCAGATTCCAGTGCAATCACAAGTTCAAAAGGTCGAGCCACACAACAGCCGATACTCAACCTAAATCCCGTCGATTTTTACCTTGAACTCACCGAGCAATTTGTCGCGCAGAGTATACAACGTATCCTGACCAGTTCGTTGATGGCCGAGAACCAATCACGCATCCAGCATTTAGAAAACGCCACTCGTCATCTCGATAAAAAAAACGAAGAGCTGCTGATTAAAAGCAATGCCTTACGTCAAGAAGAGATTATTGAAGAGATAGAAATCATCCTGTTAAACCAGTCAAGTGCTTAA